Below is a genomic region from Deltaproteobacteria bacterium.
GGCACCATGCAGGGCCGGAGCGTACAGGAAGCCAATGCCAGCCTCGTCCATACATCTCTCCACAACCCGAGGCGGCACATCCAGGTTTACACCAAGCGCCTCGATCACATCAGCACTGCCGCACAAACTGGACACAGAGCGGTTTCCATGTTTGGCCACTCTGATACCGCATCCCGCCACTACAAAAGCCGTGGTCGTGGAAACGTTGAAGGTGTTTGTGCCATCCCCCCCTGTACCGCAGGTGTCCACAATAGTTTCCAGGTCTATGTTGATTTCCTCACGGTCAATGTTCACCAGAGAATTGCCCACTTTGAGCCTGGTGGCCTTGCGGCGCATGAGCCGGGCTGCCCCGGTGATCTCGTCCACTGTCTCACCTTTGAGTCTCAAGGCGGTAATGAACGCCCCAATTTGTGCTGGCGTGGCCTTGCCGCTCATGATGATATCCATGGCCGACTCCATCTGGGCCGCACTGAGGTCCACGCGTTCCACCACTTGTTTGATGGCTGGTTTCAACATGAAATTCCCCCTTTTTGACGCTTCTCTCTGCTGTCCAGCAAGCGGTTCTGCTGGCCAACCTACAGCAGCCAGCATTTGCTGCAAATTCCTCAGTTTCAATTGCTGGACAGGCATTGTTTGTCAATATTGTTCTCGTTTCTGTCGAGAGTCAGAAAATTTCTCAATATATTCATACCCTGTTCTGTAAGTATGGACTCGGGATGAAACTGGATCCCTTCCACCGGATATTGGCGGTGACGCACCGCCATGACCTCTCCATCTTCACTTTCTGCGGAAATTTCCAGGCAGTCAGGCAAAGAAGGACGGTGAATAGCAAGCGAGTGGTATCTGGTGGCAGTAAAGGGATCGGGAAGGTTGCGAAAGACCCCCTGACCGTCATGGCGAATTTCTGAAGTTTTGCCGTGCATGAGCCTGGCTGCATGCACCACTTCACCGCCAAATGCCACACCCAGCGCCTGATGCCCCAGGCATACTCCCAGTATGGGCATGTCTTGATAGAACCGTTTGATCAAGGGCACGATTATACCCGCTGTTTCCGGAGTGCCAGGACCTGGTGAGATCACCAGACGTTTCGGCCGCAATATTTCAACATCCTTGATGGTCACCTGGTCATTGCGATGTACTTGTACCTCCACCCCGAGAAGGCCAAAATACTGCACCAGGTTATAAGTAAAAGAATCGTAGTTGTCGATCATCAAGATCATTGCCCTACCTCCTTGCCCGAGGCGCCTCCTCCAGACCTGATACTGCCATCTCCAGGGCTCTCACCAGAGCCCTGCCCTTACTGACGGTCTCATCGAATTCACGGGATGGATCCGAATCTGCCACAATTCCCGCACCAACCTGAAAATAGACGCGTCCCCGCCGCATCAGGAGCGTTCTTATAGTGATGCAGAAGTCCATGTTACCGGTAAAACCCAGATAGCCTACTGCACCAGCATAGAGACCTCGCCTGGTGGGCTCCAGCTCATCTATGATTTCCATAGCCCTAACCTTGGGGGCGCCGGAAACCGTCCCGGCCGGAAAGCAGGCCTGCAGCACATCAAACATGTCCAGCCCCTGGGCGAGATCCCCCTCCACATGCGATACCAGGTGCATCACGTGCGAATATCTTTCCACAACCATCAGATCAGTAACCTCCACTGAGCCCACTGCAGCTACCCGCCCCACGTCATTGC
It encodes:
- a CDS encoding aminodeoxychorismate/anthranilate synthase component II; the encoded protein is MILMIDNYDSFTYNLVQYFGLLGVEVQVHRNDQVTIKDVEILRPKRLVISPGPGTPETAGIIVPLIKRFYQDMPILGVCLGHQALGVAFGGEVVHAARLMHGKTSEIRHDGQGVFRNLPDPFTATRYHSLAIHRPSLPDCLEISAESEDGEVMAVRHRQYPVEGIQFHPESILTEQGMNILRNFLTLDRNENNIDKQCLSSN